The proteins below come from a single Drosophila busckii strain San Diego stock center, stock number 13000-0081.31 chromosome X, ASM1175060v1, whole genome shotgun sequence genomic window:
- the LOC108605281 gene encoding pyrimidine-specific ribonucleoside hydrolase RihA — MKLAILDCDGGSDDAWALLLLLRAEQCGQVRLLAVTTTGCGNTTREHAARNMRRILNACKRSDVPIYLGAVEPLIGFVDADKKFFHGIDGFGDCLNPGEYSPAEPVDSFVQHEHAVTIIHNLCMKYSKQITIVAVGPMTNLALGYTMYGPEFGKHIKDIYMMGGNYQGVGNSSRAAEFNFHSDPEAAYAVLLKTHCPITILPWEPCTSERFNIPTGWRLTDFAETEAAQQHLAINMLTKVESAQWLPAGFETWNPCDALAVAAWLWPKRFIKQQSLWHATVDLTGTHTRGQMVLDHLREREKFPENVHIIELVDDKFFKEIVEWVANWRDDTFLLDA, encoded by the exons ATGAAACTCGCAATACTCGACTGTGACGGTGGTAGCGACGATGCTTGGGCCTTGCTCCTACTCCTACGCGCCGAGCAATGTGGTCAGGTGCGTCTGCTGGCCGTGACAACCACAGGTTGTGGCAACACGACGCGGGAGCATGCGGCGCGCAACATGAGGCGTATACTCAATGCCTGTAAGAGAAGTGAT GTACCGATTTATCTGGGCGCTGTCGAACCTCTCATAGGTTTTGTTGATGCAGACAAGAAATTTTTCCATGGCATCGATGGCTTCGGCGACTGTCTGAATCCTGGCGAATACTCTCCTGCTGAGCCGGTGGACAGCTTTGTGCAGCATGAACATGCCGTGACCATCATACATAATCTCTGCATGAAGTACTCCAAGCAGATAACTATAGTAGCCGTGGGACCAATGACAAATCTAGCATTGGGCTATACCATGTATGGTCCGGAGTTTGGTAAACATATCAAGGATATTTACATGATGGGCGGCAACTATCAGGGCGTGGGCAATTCTTCACGTGCCGCTGAATTTAACTTCCACTCGGATCCAGAAGCTGCGTATGCTGTGCTGCTAAAAACCCACTGCCCCATAACCATACTACCATGGGAGCCCTGCACCAGCGAGCGCTTCAACATACCCACT GGCTGGCGTCTAACGGACTTTGCTGAGACGGAAGCTGCTCAGCAACATCTCGCCATCAATATGCTCACAAAGGTGGAGAGCGCACAGTGGTTGCCAGCTGGGTTTGAGACCTGGAATCCCTGTGAcgctttggctgtggctgcctGGCTATGGCCTAAAAGATTTATAAAGCAACAgagcttgtggcatgccacagtcGATCTAACGGGCACACATACACGTGGCCAAATGGTGTTGGATCATTTACGTGAGCGTGAAAAGTTTCCGGAGAATGTGCATATCATTGAGCTGGTGGATGATAAATTCTTCAAAGAGATTGTCGAGTGGGTCGCCAATTGGCGCGACGACACTTTTCTATTAGACGCATAA
- the LOC108605278 gene encoding zinc finger protein 317: protein MEPKFILPKPATVRSDNKSELADSTATRQRAARHYYCHHCLVAFPRYLKCKTHQKLCDARLTNLHICRYCLTLYGSEQPLQRHMQRKHTDRMFMCLQCGTAGRRYKSSIYLHKHVVTWHGTQSLFYCAMCAHNWSDAKAFSSLDQLVAHAEHVHQLIGDDRTSSFDETEDLEMLEENIDDLLPIGDWDDDLTFGWPMDLEKMSCIADPLPKPSGYVCPICANGFTGSLGLIRHIEVTHQRNPLDCIFCGKTHKNRESVRAHLQRQHVLLRAHACKLCQAEFTTSDHLRKHMDSQHLERRHLCPQCGKAFGQKVHLTAHMCSERGHCSYICNICHAQYFRSIDLNRHIKLQHDDTEEQTENDLEKFENTLLNIS from the coding sequence ATGGAGCCCAAGTTCATATTGCCCAAGCCGGCGACAGTTAGGAGTGATAACAAATCCGAGCTTGCTGATAGCACAGCGACAAGGCAACGAGCTGCGCGCCACTACTATTGTCATCATTGCCTGGTGGCTTTTCCACGCTACCTGAAATGCAAGACACACCAGAAGCTATGCGATGCACGCTTGACAAACCTGCACATCTGCCGTTACTGCCTGACGCTGTACGGCAGtgagcagccgctgcagcggcACATGCAACGCAAGCATACGGATCGCATGTTTATGTGCCTGCAGTGCGGCACGGCGGGCAGGCGCTACAAGTCATCGATATATCTGCACAAGCATGTGGTGACCTGGCACGGCACACAGTCGTTATTCTACTGCGCCATGTGTGCACACAATTGGAGCGATGCCAAGGCATTTAGTTCGCTGGATCAGTTGGTGGCACATGCCGAGCACGTACATCAGCTAATCGGCGATGATCGCACCAGCAGTTTTGATGAAACAGAGGACTTGGAAATGCTGGAGGAGAACATTGATGATCTGCTGCCCATTGGTGATTGGGATGATGACTTAACTTTTGGCTGGCCCATGGATTTGGAAAAAATGTCCTGCATTGCTGATCCCTTGCCCAAGCCCAGCGGCTATGTCTGTCCCATTTGTGCGAACGGCTTTACAGGCAGCTTGGGTTTGATTAGGCATATTGAAGTGACACATCAGCGTAATCCGCTCGACTGCATCTTCTGCGGCAAAACGCACAAGAATCGCGAATCCGTGCGGGCTCACCTGCAGCGCCAGCATGTCCTGCTGCGTGCCCATGCCTGTAAACTCTGTCAGGCAGAGTTCACTACCTCCGATCATCTACGCAAGCATATGGACAGTCAGCATCTGGAACGGCGGCATTTGTGCCCCCAGTGCGGCAAGGCCTTTGGCCAGAAGGTTCATCTGACTGCTCACATGTGCTCCGAGCGTGGTCACTGCAGttatatttgcaatatatGCCATGCTCAATACTTTCGCAGCATCGATCTCAATCGGCATATAAAGCTGCAACATGATGATACAGAGGAGCAGACGGAAAATGATTTGGAAAAGTTTGAAAACACGCTGCTTAATATTAGCTAA